In one Dermacentor variabilis isolate Ectoservices chromosome 4, ASM5094787v1, whole genome shotgun sequence genomic region, the following are encoded:
- the LOC142577711 gene encoding membrane metallo-endopeptidase-like 1 codes for MRENAKGDGAAEGAASPNRAQPQKQQQEKAGDRRASVVDQGHESANISAPYLPRALSMMGISVLPIAYCLLSMMFAEIVKPQEQTCNSEGCQATSEYIKRSIDERVRPCSDFYEFVCRGWEHWYTTDSSSTVTLVNLSAYMPSGTNHPPNIIKAISFHQSCEASFVGPVDSSIDDIKNFLINDLRFNWPTALPSMTTQEFYRILVEVQLSYLIHPFVVLNFDSGMTTMRLAIEDRYHPWYLRYTATANINFRWHLVNDVLSAVFQQTLPTRAVTDITDVEDKLSAVKTGDDELLVVRMRVLSQNSFRKGWELMHALGNYFGNAQKRLLSNKVVFRISDVAGLKTTLTYMNDASTLPAMTSYMVWVIIETLGRRTSPALRKVMTDPARSPKHTDVTDHIFRKDVCHYETYRLFALVLDRYMYQTFDKTTISDFEDIVGNAKRYMRAQLEDLHWMDAKTLREMQARIRHLVTEVGILSRFRYADVEEPYTRLPDIDSAISFTTLYVSVLDALSQSLRAKAYRYIYPRNMWSIVPTVRHVHSHNVLFIPLSVFMTPLFGTENFPTALIYGHLVTQITHAIYYEGYYSNKYRATESWNLPTERKFRMYMNCYNDAYSNVTYQLKDPAENFFRSGALVRAYQMFRTDQEGSSNYVLPAVELTPVQLFFVGSCLGLCVRNDEERVMSKALCNWPMRRTKIFQQAFKCYHTDALTQLRVNCSGLLKAISARYYNVSIETSFRCSDV; via the coding sequence ATGAGGGAGAATGCGAAAGGAGACGGCGCTGCAGAAGGAGCTGCATCGCCGAACCGAGCCCagccgcagaagcagcagcaagagaAGGCAGGCGATCGCAGGGCATCCGTAGTGGACCAAGGGCATGAGTCCGCCAACATTTCAGCCCCCTATCTGCCTAGGGCCCTGTCCATGATGGGTATATCGGTTCTGCCTATAGCCTACTGCCTCTTATCCATGATGTTCGCCGAGATTGTGAAGCCGCAAGAGCAAACGTGCAACTCGGAAGGGTGCCAGGCCACCAGTGAGTACATCAAGCGCAGCATCGACGAGCGTGTCAGGCCATGCTCCGACTTTTACGAGTTCGTCTGCCGCGGATGGGAGCACTGGTACACGACAGATTCTTCCTCCACCGTGACGCTGGTCAACCTTTCAGCGTACATGCCCAGTGGAACAAACCACCCACCTAACATTATCAAGGCCATCTCGTTCCACCAGTCTTGCGAGGCTTCCTTCGTGGGGCCCGTGGACTCCAGCATCGACGACATCAAGAATTTTCTGATCAACGACCTGCGTTTCAACTGGCCGACAGCGCTGCCGAGTATGACCACACAGGAGTTTTACAGGATTCTTGTGGAGGTTCAGCTGTCCTACCTCATACACCCATTCGTCGTCTTGAACTTCGACAGCGGCATGACCACTATGAGGTTGGCGATAGAGGACCGCTACCACCCTTGGTACTTGCGCTACACTGCCACCGCGAATATTAATTTCCGCTGGCACCTCGTCAACGACGTGCTGAGCGCCGTATTTCAGCAGACGCTGCCCACACGCGCAGTCACGGACATAACAGACGTGGAAGACAAGCTGAGCGCTGTAAAAACGGGGGACGACGAGCTCTTGGTTGTTAGGATGAGGGTGCTGTCGCAGAATTCCTTCAGAAAAGGCTGGGAGCTCATGCATGCGCTCGGGAACTATTTCGGTAACGCGCAGAAGCGGCTGCTCAGCAACAAGGTGGTCTTTCGCATCTCTGATGTCGCCGGTCTGAAGACGACGCTAACGTATATGAACGATGCCAGTACCCTGCCAGCTATGACCAGTTATATGGTCTGGGTGATCATTGAGACTCTCGGCCGACGGACGAGTCCGGCACTTCGCAAGGTCATGACGGACCCTGCTAGAAGTCCGAAGCACACTGACGTGACAGACCACATTTTTCGCAAGGACGTGTGCCACTACGAGACCTATCGCCTCTTCGCCTTGGTGCTCGACCGCTACATGTACCAAACGTTCGACAAGACGACCATTTCCGATTTTGAAGATATCGTAGGGAACGCCAAGCGTTACATGAGGGCTCAACTCGAGGATCTGCACTGGATGGACGCGAAGACCTTGCGCGAAATGCAAGCACGCATTCGTCATCTTGTCACTGAAGTGGGCATCCTGTCGCGATTCAGGTACGCGGATGTCGAGGAACCCTACACCCGGCTGCCGGATATCGACAGTGCCATTTCCTTTACGACCCTGTACGTCAGTGTGCTGGATGCCTTGAGCCAGTCTCTACGAGCGAAGGCCTACCGGTATATCTACCCGCGTAACATGTGGTCGATCGTACCGACCGTTCGCCACGTCCATTCCCACAACGTGCTATTTATACCTTTGTCCGTCTTTATGACCCCTCTCTTCGGTACCGAAAACTTTCCTACGGCGTTGATCTACGGTCATCTCGTGACTCAGATAACTCACGCAATTTACTACGAAGGCTATTATAGCAACAAGTACCGAGCTACAGAGTCATGGAACCTGCCGACCGAACGCAAGTTCCGCATGTACATGAACTGCTACAACGACGCGTACAGCAACGTCACCTATCAACTGAAGGACCCTGCGGAAAACTTTTTCCGCTCTGGAGCTTTGGTCAGGGCCTACCAGATGTTCAGGACCGACCAAGAAGGCTCCAGTAACTATGTGCTGCCCGCAGTCGAGCTCACGcctgttcagcttttcttcgTGGGTAGCTGCCTAGGCCTGTGCGTTAGAAACGACGAGGAACGGGTCATGAGCAAGGCGCTCTGCAATTGGCCTATGCGACGCACCAAGATTTTCCAGCAGGCCTTCAAGTGCTATCACACCGATGCGCTAACGCAACTCCGGGTCAACTGTTCAGGACTCCTCAAAGCCATCAGCGCCCGCTATTACAACGTGTCTATCGAGACAAGCTTTCGGTGCTCGGACGTATAG